In Sphingomonas sp. G-3-2-10, a single window of DNA contains:
- a CDS encoding LysE family translocator produces MAMKTWWLYVTAVFLIAATPGPNMLHVMVQSIQQGARRTTASMAGLMTANLTCLIASAAGLGALLKASPMLFEVLRYVGVGYLVWLGIKAWRAPVSSGDGAIEPHARRSIRALYLTGLGTGLSNPKLILFATALLPQFIDTGRPFGTQLAILTGSFMVIELFWFSVYALGGRSLSHWLAPANRKLLFNRVSGTLFFGFGAALLGSKV; encoded by the coding sequence ATGGCGATGAAGACCTGGTGGCTTTACGTCACCGCCGTATTCCTGATCGCGGCCACGCCCGGCCCGAACATGCTGCACGTGATGGTACAGAGCATTCAGCAGGGCGCGCGGCGCACCACGGCGTCGATGGCCGGGCTGATGACCGCGAACCTGACCTGTCTGATCGCCTCCGCCGCGGGTCTGGGCGCCTTGCTCAAGGCATCGCCGATGCTGTTCGAAGTGCTGCGCTATGTCGGCGTCGGCTATCTGGTGTGGCTGGGGATCAAGGCATGGCGCGCGCCGGTGAGCAGCGGCGACGGCGCGATCGAGCCGCATGCGCGGCGATCGATCCGTGCGCTGTACCTGACCGGCCTCGGCACCGGCCTGTCCAATCCCAAGCTGATCCTGTTCGCCACTGCGCTGCTGCCGCAGTTCATCGACACCGGCCGCCCGTTCGGGACACAGCTGGCGATCCTGACCGGCAGCTTCATGGTGATCGAACTGTTCTGGTTCAGCGTCTATGCGCTGGGCGGGCGATCGCTGTCGCACTGGCTGGCCCCGGCCAATCGCAAGCTGTTGTTCAACCGCGTATCGGGCACCTTGTTCTTCGGCTTCGGTGCGGCGTTGCTCGGCAGCAAGGTATAG
- a CDS encoding pyridoxal-dependent decarboxylase, with protein sequence MSDYEAMRRAADAAIAYRRGIAGAETTPVADYAAMLAAFAGPVPQTGGEADAIIAELIGKATPGIRASTGPRFFGWVIGNSHPTGVAADWLTSAWGQNGGNLIAAPAASAVEKVAADWLLDLLGLPGEASVGFVTGATVANFVCLAAARSEVLARAGWDVEADGMFGAPPIEVVIGADAHATVYSGLKYLGLGAKRVKIVPADTSGRMIASEFERVVKTCTGPVIAIAQAGQINTGACDPFAEIAPIATAAGAWLHVDGAFGLWAQAAPARAHLTAGVEAADSWATDGHKWLQTPYDCGFAIVRNAEAHRRAMAISASYLPPAEGSERDPSAYVPELSRRARGFATWAMIRQLGREGIAHMVECHCQIARHMGERLADEAGIELIAPVELNQLMVRFGGRDDATLATVKRVQDDEIAFIGPALWRGNWVMRVSVTSIATTMAEADVAVDAVIDAWRTIRG encoded by the coding sequence ATGAGCGACTATGAAGCCATGCGCCGCGCGGCCGATGCCGCCATCGCCTATCGCCGCGGAATTGCGGGAGCGGAGACCACGCCGGTGGCGGACTATGCCGCGATGCTGGCGGCATTCGCGGGGCCGGTACCCCAAACCGGTGGCGAGGCGGACGCAATCATCGCGGAGCTGATCGGCAAGGCGACCCCCGGCATCCGCGCTTCGACCGGCCCGCGCTTCTTCGGCTGGGTGATCGGCAATTCGCATCCCACCGGGGTCGCGGCGGACTGGCTGACTTCGGCCTGGGGGCAGAATGGCGGCAATCTGATCGCCGCGCCCGCCGCGTCGGCGGTGGAGAAGGTCGCGGCCGACTGGCTGCTCGACCTGCTCGGGCTGCCGGGCGAGGCTTCGGTGGGGTTCGTCACCGGCGCGACGGTCGCCAATTTCGTATGTCTGGCGGCGGCTCGCAGCGAGGTACTGGCGCGCGCGGGATGGGATGTCGAAGCGGACGGCATGTTCGGCGCGCCGCCGATCGAGGTGGTGATCGGCGCGGACGCGCATGCGACGGTCTATTCGGGCCTCAAATATCTCGGGCTCGGCGCGAAGCGGGTGAAGATCGTGCCTGCCGATACCTCCGGGCGGATGATCGCGAGCGAATTCGAGCGGGTGGTGAAGACCTGTACCGGGCCGGTGATCGCGATCGCGCAGGCGGGGCAGATCAACACCGGGGCGTGCGATCCCTTTGCCGAAATCGCCCCCATCGCGACGGCGGCCGGTGCCTGGCTGCATGTCGATGGCGCATTTGGGCTGTGGGCGCAGGCCGCGCCGGCGCGGGCGCACCTGACCGCAGGGGTCGAAGCGGCGGACAGCTGGGCGACCGATGGGCATAAATGGCTGCAGACGCCCTATGATTGCGGCTTCGCGATCGTGCGCAATGCCGAGGCGCACCGGCGGGCGATGGCGATCTCCGCGAGCTATTTGCCGCCCGCCGAGGGATCCGAGCGTGACCCTTCGGCCTATGTGCCCGAACTGTCGCGGCGCGCGCGCGGCTTTGCGACCTGGGCGATGATCCGCCAGCTGGGACGCGAGGGGATCGCACATATGGTCGAATGCCATTGCCAGATCGCAAGGCACATGGGCGAGCGGCTGGCCGACGAAGCCGGGATCGAACTGATCGCGCCGGTCGAGCTGAACCAGCTCATGGTCCGCTTCGGCGGCCGCGACGATGCGACTCTGGCCACGGTGAAGCGGGTTCAGGACGACGAGATCGCCTTTATCGGACCGGCGCTATGGCGCGGCAATTGGGTGATGCGCGTGTCGGTCACGTCGATCGCGACGACGATGGCGGAAGCGGATGTCGCGGTGGACGCCGTGATCGACGCATGGCGGACGATACGCGGATGA
- a CDS encoding MFS transporter translates to MTQTAETASPPTPVYRGVVLAMLLLVYTFNFLDRQILSILAQPVKASLQLTDTQLGLLGGLAFAALYSTLAIPLALLADKTSRTWVITISLGVWSGFTALCGVAQNFTQMFLFRLGVGVGEAGGVAPSYALIGDYFPPEKRARALSIYSLGIPLGAAGGALLGGYIAQTVEWRTAFIAIGLAGVAIAPIFRLIVKDRPRPATPQAQIPVAQVFGILAAKPSFWLMAFGAAAGSMCGYGVAFWLPSLLMRSFGLNLIQVGQFFGALLLTGGVFGVLFGGWIGDRMGRRDRKYYALIPAISYIVGTPLFIAGVMSSGWAMALALFIVPQALVYVWLGPVLTAVQHLVPAHMRATASASFLLINNLIGLGLGSTVIGLISDQLAPTYGVDALRYAIAIGLCSYLVAGLLMIFASRTLHKDWVE, encoded by the coding sequence ATGACCCAGACCGCCGAAACTGCCTCGCCTCCCACGCCCGTCTATCGCGGGGTGGTCCTTGCGATGCTGCTGCTGGTCTATACGTTCAACTTCCTCGACCGGCAGATCCTCAGCATCCTCGCCCAGCCGGTGAAGGCGTCGCTCCAGCTGACCGACACCCAGCTGGGCCTGCTCGGCGGGCTGGCTTTCGCGGCGCTCTATTCGACGTTGGCGATCCCGCTGGCGCTGCTGGCGGACAAGACCAGCCGGACCTGGGTCATCACCATCTCGCTCGGCGTGTGGAGCGGCTTCACCGCCTTGTGCGGCGTGGCCCAGAATTTCACCCAGATGTTCCTGTTCCGCCTCGGCGTCGGCGTCGGCGAAGCGGGCGGGGTCGCGCCTTCCTATGCGCTGATCGGCGACTATTTCCCGCCCGAGAAGCGCGCACGGGCGCTTTCGATCTATTCGCTCGGCATCCCGCTGGGCGCAGCCGGCGGCGCCCTGCTCGGCGGCTATATCGCGCAGACGGTCGAGTGGCGCACGGCGTTCATCGCCATCGGCCTTGCCGGCGTCGCGATCGCCCCGATCTTCCGCCTGATCGTCAAGGATCGTCCGCGCCCCGCCACCCCGCAGGCGCAGATCCCGGTGGCTCAGGTGTTCGGCATCCTCGCGGCCAAGCCCAGCTTCTGGCTGATGGCGTTCGGCGCGGCGGCGGGATCGATGTGCGGCTATGGCGTCGCCTTCTGGCTGCCCAGCCTGCTGATGCGCAGCTTCGGGCTGAACCTGATCCAGGTCGGCCAGTTCTTCGGCGCGCTGCTGCTCACCGGCGGCGTGTTCGGTGTGCTGTTCGGCGGCTGGATCGGCGACCGGATGGGCCGCCGCGACCGCAAATATTACGCGCTGATCCCGGCCATCTCGTACATCGTCGGCACGCCCCTGTTCATTGCGGGTGTCATGTCGAGCGGCTGGGCGATGGCGCTCGCGCTGTTCATCGTGCCGCAGGCGCTGGTCTATGTCTGGCTCGGCCCGGTGCTGACCGCGGTCCAGCACCTCGTCCCGGCCCATATGCGCGCGACCGCTTCGGCCAGCTTCCTGCTGATCAACAATCTGATCGGGCTGGGGCTGGGCTCGACGGTGATCGGCCTGATCTCCGACCAGCTCGCGCCGACCTATGGCGTGGACGCGCTGCGCTACGCCATTGCGATCGGGCTATGCTCCTATCTCGTCGCGGGCCTACTGATGATCTTCGCGAGCCGGACGCTGCACAAGGATTGGGTGGAGTAA
- the rplT gene encoding 50S ribosomal protein L20: MARVKRGVTTRAKHKNILEQAKGYRGRRKNTIRVARQAVEKAGQYAYRDRKVKKRTFRGLWIQRINAGVRAEGLTYSQFMHGLKLAGIELDRKVLADIAMNESEAFTAIIAQAKAALPQAA, encoded by the coding sequence ATGGCACGCGTCAAACGGGGTGTTACCACCCGCGCAAAGCACAAGAACATCCTCGAACAGGCGAAGGGCTATCGCGGCCGTCGCAAGAACACGATCCGCGTCGCGCGGCAGGCCGTCGAAAAGGCCGGCCAGTACGCGTATCGCGACCGCAAGGTTAAGAAGCGGACCTTCCGTGGTCTCTGGATCCAGCGCATCAACGCCGGCGTTCGCGCCGAAGGCCTGACCTATTCGCAGTTCATGCACGGGCTGAAGCTCGCCGGCATCGAACTGGACCGGAAGGTCCTGGCCGACATCGCCATGAACGAAAGCGAGGCGTTTACCGCCATCATCGCTCAGGCGAAGGCGGCTCTGCCCCAGGCCGCCTGA
- the pheS gene encoding phenylalanine--tRNA ligase subunit alpha, which translates to MTTDLDQLRADLLGSIDAAAGLDALESLRVHALGKAGAITGLLKTLGGMSPEERQVQGPRIHSLREAVTEALGARKAALESAALNAKLASETLDMTLPVDGAGAGSVHPVSQVMDELAEIFADLGFAVATGPEIEDDWHNFTALNIPESHPARAMHDTFYFPEEEGAERKMLLRTHTSPVQIRAMKAAGGKQPIRIIAPGRTYRSDSDATHTPMFHQVEGLVIDKGITLGHLKWTLETFLKAFFERDDIVLRLRPSYFPFTEPGAEVDVGYTLVNGKRVIGGSEGWMEVLGSGMVHRSVMEAGGYDPDEWQGFAFGCGIDRLAMLKYGMDDLRAFFDGDIRWLKHYGFSALDVPTLSGGVGA; encoded by the coding sequence ATGACGACCGATCTCGACCAACTTCGCGCCGACCTGCTCGGCTCCATCGATGCCGCCGCCGGGCTCGACGCACTCGAAAGCTTGCGCGTCCATGCGCTCGGCAAGGCGGGGGCGATCACCGGCCTGCTCAAGACGCTGGGCGGTATGAGCCCCGAGGAGCGTCAGGTGCAGGGTCCGCGCATCCACAGCCTGCGCGAAGCGGTGACCGAGGCGCTGGGCGCGCGCAAGGCGGCGCTCGAATCCGCCGCGCTGAACGCGAAGCTGGCGAGCGAGACGCTCGACATGACGCTGCCGGTCGACGGCGCGGGCGCGGGCAGCGTCCATCCGGTGAGCCAGGTGATGGACGAGCTGGCGGAGATCTTCGCCGATCTGGGCTTCGCCGTGGCGACCGGCCCGGAGATCGAGGACGACTGGCATAATTTCACTGCGCTCAACATTCCCGAGAGCCATCCGGCGCGGGCGATGCACGACACCTTCTACTTCCCCGAGGAAGAAGGCGCGGAGCGCAAGATGCTGCTGCGCACCCACACCAGCCCGGTGCAGATCCGCGCGATGAAGGCAGCGGGCGGCAAGCAGCCGATCCGCATCATCGCGCCGGGCCGCACCTATCGCAGCGACAGCGACGCGACGCACACGCCGATGTTCCATCAGGTCGAGGGCCTCGTGATCGACAAGGGGATCACGCTGGGTCACCTGAAATGGACGCTGGAGACCTTCCTGAAGGCGTTCTTCGAGCGCGACGACATCGTCCTGCGCCTGCGCCCGAGCTATTTCCCCTTCACCGAACCGGGCGCGGAAGTCGATGTCGGTTACACCCTCGTCAACGGCAAGCGCGTGATCGGCGGGTCGGAAGGCTGGATGGAAGTGCTGGGCAGCGGCATGGTCCATCGCAGCGTGATGGAAGCCGGCGGCTATGATCCCGACGAGTGGCAGGGCTTTGCATTCGGCTGCGGGATCGATCGCCTCGCGATGCTCAAATACGGGATGGACGACCTGCGGGCGTTCTTCGACGGCGATATCCGCTGGCTCAAGCATTACGGATTCTCGGCGCTGGATGTGCCCACGCTCAGCGGAGGAGTCGGCGCATGA
- the rpmI gene encoding 50S ribosomal protein L35, translating into MPKLKTKSGVKKRFKFTATGKVKHGVAGKRHRLISHNAKYIRQNRGTSVLADADVAHVRQWAPYGLK; encoded by the coding sequence ATGCCCAAGCTCAAGACGAAGAGCGGCGTGAAGAAGCGCTTCAAGTTCACCGCCACTGGCAAGGTGAAGCATGGAGTCGCCGGCAAGCGCCACCGCCTGATTTCGCACAACGCGAAGTATATCCGCCAGAATCGCGGCACGTCTGTGCTCGCCGATGCCGATGTTGCCCACGTGCGCCAGTGGGCGCCGTACGGCCTGAAGTAA
- a CDS encoding peptide chain release factor 3 — MPSPNERRTFAIISHPDAGKTTLTEKLLLFGGAIHLAGEVKARGAARRARSDWMKIEQQRGISVTSSVMTFERNNVTFNLLDTPGHEDFSEDTYRTLTAVDSAVMVIDVAKGIESQTRKLFEVCRLRSVPIITFVNKVDREGREVFETLDEIANLLALDVTPMTWPVGMGGTFQGIYDLVDHRLLLAEGDSREFQGKVVQLSGLDDPQLDALVSAENAAKLREEIELAGVGYVPFDAEAYRNGDLTPVYFGSALKEFGVDSLIDALAQHAPPPHALPAEPAPVSPGESQVTGFVFKVQANMDPNHRDRIAFMRLVSGTFRRGMKLTPTGHGKPIAIHSPILFFARERELADEAFPGDIIGIPNHGVLRVGDTLSERADVRFTGLPNFAPEILRRVVLKDPTKTKQLRKALDDMAEEGVTQVFYPDIGSNWVIGVVGQLQLDVLLSRLDAEYKVAAALEMAPFETARWISSEDPAAMKEFVELNRGAMAKDRDGNPVFMAKSAWEVGYIADRYSKVKFMATRER, encoded by the coding sequence ATGCCTTCCCCGAACGAACGCCGCACCTTCGCGATCATTTCCCACCCCGACGCGGGCAAGACCACGCTGACCGAAAAGCTGCTGCTGTTCGGCGGCGCGATCCATCTTGCCGGCGAGGTCAAGGCGCGCGGCGCCGCACGGCGCGCGCGTTCGGACTGGATGAAGATCGAGCAGCAGCGCGGCATTTCGGTGACGTCGAGCGTGATGACGTTCGAGCGGAACAACGTGACGTTCAACCTGCTCGACACGCCGGGCCACGAAGACTTTTCGGAAGACACGTACCGCACCCTGACCGCGGTCGACTCCGCGGTGATGGTGATCGACGTCGCCAAGGGCATCGAAAGCCAGACGCGCAAGCTGTTCGAAGTCTGCCGCCTGCGCAGCGTGCCGATCATCACCTTCGTCAACAAGGTCGATCGCGAAGGCCGCGAAGTGTTCGAGACGCTCGACGAGATCGCCAATCTGCTCGCGCTCGACGTGACGCCGATGACCTGGCCCGTCGGCATGGGCGGTACCTTCCAGGGCATTTACGACCTTGTCGACCATCGCCTGCTGCTGGCCGAAGGCGACAGCCGTGAGTTTCAGGGCAAGGTTGTGCAGCTTTCCGGGCTCGACGATCCGCAGCTCGATGCCCTGGTCTCGGCCGAGAATGCAGCGAAGCTGCGCGAGGAGATCGAGCTGGCGGGCGTCGGCTATGTCCCGTTCGATGCCGAGGCGTATCGCAACGGCGACCTCACGCCGGTCTATTTCGGATCGGCGCTGAAGGAGTTCGGCGTCGATTCGCTGATCGACGCGCTGGCGCAGCACGCGCCGCCGCCGCACGCCCTGCCCGCCGAACCCGCGCCCGTCTCGCCCGGCGAATCGCAGGTCACCGGCTTCGTGTTCAAGGTGCAGGCGAACATGGACCCCAACCATCGCGACCGCATCGCGTTCATGCGGCTGGTGTCGGGGACGTTCCGGCGCGGCATGAAGCTGACGCCGACCGGCCACGGCAAGCCGATCGCGATCCATTCGCCGATCCTGTTCTTCGCGCGCGAACGCGAACTGGCCGACGAAGCCTTTCCCGGCGACATCATCGGCATTCCCAATCATGGCGTGCTGCGCGTGGGCGATACGCTGAGCGAGCGTGCGGACGTGCGCTTCACCGGGCTGCCCAACTTCGCGCCCGAAATCCTGCGCCGCGTGGTGCTGAAAGACCCGACCAAGACCAAGCAGCTGCGCAAGGCGCTGGACGACATGGCCGAGGAAGGCGTGACGCAGGTTTTCTATCCCGACATCGGATCGAACTGGGTGATCGGGGTGGTCGGCCAGCTCCAGCTCGACGTACTGCTCAGCCGGCTGGACGCGGAGTACAAGGTCGCGGCGGCGCTGGAGATGGCGCCGTTCGAGACCGCGCGCTGGATTTCGAGCGAGGACCCGGCGGCGATGAAGGAGTTCGTGGAGCTCAATCGCGGCGCGATGGCCAAGGATCGCGACGGCAACCCGGTGTTCATGGCGAAATCCGCTTGGGAAGTCGGCTATATTGCCGATCGCTATTCCAAGGTGAAGTTCATGGCGACGCGGGAGCGGTAG
- a CDS encoding SDR family NAD(P)-dependent oxidoreductase: MPVALITGATAGIGEAAVRAFVDAGWHVIGTGRRAERLEALSAELGERFHAAVFDVRDEAARDAALDARPEAFRGIDLLINNAGLALGLKPAQEASLDQWKTMIDTNITSLVSITHKLLPGLIERKGAIINLSSVAASYPYPGGNAYGATKSFVRQFSLNLRSDLNGTGVRVTSIEPGMVETEFTVVRTGGDQAASDKLYGGVNPMTGDDIAETMLWVATLPPHMNINTIELMPVNQAFSPFLVHREG; the protein is encoded by the coding sequence ATGCCCGTAGCCCTCATCACCGGCGCCACCGCGGGGATCGGCGAAGCGGCCGTGCGCGCGTTCGTCGATGCCGGCTGGCATGTGATCGGCACCGGGCGGCGGGCCGAGCGGCTCGAGGCGCTTTCGGCCGAGCTGGGCGAGCGATTCCACGCGGCGGTGTTCGACGTGCGCGACGAAGCGGCGCGCGATGCTGCGCTGGATGCGCGGCCGGAAGCCTTTCGGGGCATCGACCTGCTGATCAACAATGCCGGGCTCGCGCTGGGGCTCAAGCCCGCGCAGGAAGCGTCGCTCGATCAGTGGAAGACGATGATCGACACCAACATCACCTCGCTCGTCTCGATCACCCACAAGCTGCTGCCGGGGCTGATCGAGCGGAAGGGGGCGATCATCAACCTCTCGTCGGTGGCGGCCAGCTATCCCTATCCGGGCGGGAACGCCTATGGCGCGACCAAATCGTTCGTCCGCCAGTTCAGCCTGAACCTGCGATCGGACCTGAACGGCACCGGGGTGCGCGTCACTTCGATCGAGCCGGGCATGGTCGAGACCGAATTCACCGTGGTGCGCACCGGCGGCGATCAGGCCGCGTCGGACAAGCTCTATGGCGGCGTGAACCCGATGACCGGCGACGACATTGCCGAGACCATGCTGTGGGTCGCGACGCTGCCGCCGCACATGAACATCAACACGATCGAGCTGATGCCGGTCAATCAGGCCTTCTCGCCCTTCCTCGTCCACCGCGAGGGCTAG
- a CDS encoding aldose 1-epimerase family protein has translation MADDTRMIEISSGTLSAAINPFGAELSSLRDGEGRELMTDADPAFWTGRAPLLFPVVGALNGDVLRANGREYSLPKHGFARRMGFAVTEATPSRASCRLEADAETLKAYPWRFSLDIGFELSGATLSMEARIGNRGEAAMPASFGFHPAFAWPLPYGRDRADHRIRFDADEPGALRALTPGGLIAPGERPSPLDGRTLHLADSLFTDDALIWDPVASRRVTYGASDGPQLVVDFPDMPMLGIWTKPGARYVCIEPWRGIADSEGFTGDFAGKHGVFSVEPGGEARATMRVTLAA, from the coding sequence ATGGCGGACGATACGCGGATGATCGAAATCTCCAGCGGGACGCTGAGCGCGGCCATCAACCCGTTCGGGGCGGAGCTTTCCAGCCTGCGCGATGGCGAAGGCCGCGAACTGATGACCGATGCCGATCCGGCCTTCTGGACCGGCCGAGCACCGTTGCTGTTCCCGGTCGTCGGCGCGCTGAACGGCGATGTGCTGCGAGCGAACGGGCGCGAATACAGCCTGCCCAAGCACGGCTTTGCGCGGCGGATGGGGTTCGCGGTGACCGAAGCGACACCGTCTCGCGCCAGCTGCCGGCTGGAAGCCGATGCGGAGACGCTGAAAGCCTATCCCTGGCGCTTCTCGCTCGACATCGGCTTCGAACTCTCGGGCGCGACGCTGAGCATGGAGGCCCGGATCGGCAATCGGGGCGAGGCCGCAATGCCTGCCAGCTTCGGCTTCCATCCGGCTTTCGCATGGCCCCTGCCCTATGGCCGCGACCGCGCGGATCATCGCATCCGCTTCGACGCCGACGAGCCCGGCGCATTGCGCGCGCTGACGCCCGGCGGGCTGATCGCGCCGGGCGAGCGCCCCTCCCCGCTCGACGGAAGGACGCTGCACCTCGCCGATTCGCTGTTCACCGACGACGCGCTGATCTGGGATCCCGTGGCGTCGCGCCGCGTCACCTATGGCGCGAGCGACGGGCCGCAGCTGGTGGTCGACTTCCCCGACATGCCGATGCTCGGCATCTGGACCAAACCGGGCGCGCGCTATGTGTGCATCGAGCCCTGGCGGGGAATCGCCGACAGCGAAGGCTTCACCGGCGACTTCGCCGGCAAGCATGGTGTCTTCAGCGTCGAACCGGGCGGCGAAGCGCGCGCGACGATGCGGGTGACGTTGGCCGCATAA
- the pheT gene encoding phenylalanine--tRNA ligase subunit beta, whose translation MKFTLNWLKAHLETDATLDQVVETLTKVGLEVEGVENPGEKLAAFRVAKVLTADPHPQADKLQVLTVDTGSEVLQVVCGAPNARAGLVGVLGTPGAVVPANGMVLKVAAVRGVESNGMMCSTRELELGDDHDGIIELPGDAPVGTSFADYADLNDPVIDVSITPNRQDCMGVRGIARDLAAAGLGTLKPLNIEPVAGEGPGPDIRIEDSEGCPAYHGQTVSGVTNGEAPEWMRRRLTAIGQKPISALVDITNYIMIDLGRPLHVYDRAKLKGGLVARKAKDGEQALALNGKTYTLNATMTVIADDEGAHDIGGIMGGEHSGCSETTTDVLIECAYFDPDHIARTGQKLTLTSDARTRFERGVDPAFLDDGLAIATRLVTEICGGTASEVTRVGKAPHVGITTGYDPAMAETLGGLAIPAERQKDILESLGFTVGALDANGDPTEIGRGFDAFRVTAPSWRGDVEGPADLVEEVIRIEGIDNVPSTPLDRAPGVARPTATPEQKLERKVRRTAASRGLNEAVTWSFISEAEAAPFGGGAWTLANPISEDMKVMRPSLLPGLLAAAERNLKRGASGVRLFEIGRRYLADVERPTLGVVLAGSKTPRGWQGGKAQGFTAFDAKAEALALLEAAGAPVANLQVMGEAGEVYHPGQSATLRLGPKTVLAAFGMVHPSVLKAFDLDGDVAAVELYLDALPARRGGTGFMRSAYTPPALQAVTRDFAFLVPAEMAAGDLVRAAKGADKAAIVDARLFDIFTGAGVPEGQKSVAIEVTLQPGEKSFTDAELKALADKVVAAAAKIGAVLRG comes from the coding sequence ATGAAGTTCACCCTGAACTGGCTCAAGGCGCATCTGGAGACCGACGCGACGCTCGATCAGGTGGTCGAGACGCTGACCAAGGTCGGCCTCGAAGTCGAAGGCGTGGAAAATCCGGGCGAGAAGCTCGCCGCGTTCCGCGTGGCGAAGGTGCTGACCGCCGATCCGCATCCGCAAGCGGACAAGCTGCAGGTGCTGACCGTCGATACCGGCAGCGAAGTGCTGCAGGTCGTGTGCGGCGCGCCCAATGCGCGCGCGGGGCTGGTCGGCGTGCTGGGCACGCCGGGTGCCGTCGTTCCGGCCAATGGCATGGTGCTGAAGGTCGCGGCGGTGCGCGGGGTCGAATCCAACGGCATGATGTGCTCGACGCGCGAGCTGGAGCTGGGCGACGATCATGACGGGATCATCGAGCTGCCCGGCGACGCGCCGGTCGGCACGAGCTTCGCCGACTATGCCGACCTCAACGATCCGGTGATCGATGTGTCGATCACGCCGAACCGTCAGGACTGCATGGGCGTGCGCGGCATCGCGCGCGATCTGGCGGCAGCGGGCCTGGGCACGCTCAAGCCCCTGAACATCGAACCGGTAGCGGGCGAAGGCCCGGGGCCGGACATCCGCATCGAGGACAGCGAAGGCTGCCCCGCCTATCACGGCCAGACCGTGTCGGGCGTCACCAATGGCGAGGCGCCCGAATGGATGCGCCGTCGCCTGACCGCGATCGGGCAGAAGCCGATCTCGGCACTGGTCGACATCACCAATTACATCATGATCGACCTTGGCCGCCCGCTCCACGTCTATGACCGGGCGAAGCTCAAGGGCGGGCTGGTCGCGCGCAAGGCGAAGGATGGCGAGCAGGCACTGGCGCTGAACGGCAAGACCTATACGCTCAACGCCACGATGACCGTGATCGCCGACGACGAAGGCGCGCACGATATCGGCGGCATCATGGGCGGCGAACATTCGGGGTGCAGCGAGACCACCACCGACGTGCTGATCGAATGCGCCTATTTCGATCCCGACCATATCGCCCGCACCGGCCAGAAGCTGACGCTGACCAGCGATGCGCGCACCCGCTTCGAACGCGGTGTCGATCCCGCCTTCCTCGACGACGGCCTGGCCATCGCGACGCGGCTGGTGACCGAGATTTGCGGCGGCACCGCGAGCGAAGTGACCCGCGTCGGCAAGGCGCCGCATGTCGGGATCACCACCGGTTACGATCCGGCGATGGCCGAGACGCTGGGCGGGCTGGCTATTCCCGCTGAACGTCAGAAGGACATTCTCGAGAGCCTGGGCTTCACCGTCGGCGCGCTCGACGCGAATGGCGATCCGACCGAGATCGGACGCGGCTTCGATGCCTTCCGCGTGACCGCGCCGAGCTGGCGCGGCGATGTGGAAGGTCCGGCCGATCTGGTCGAGGAAGTGATCCGCATCGAAGGCATCGACAATGTGCCCTCGACCCCGCTCGACCGCGCGCCCGGCGTGGCGCGGCCGACCGCGACGCCCGAGCAGAAGCTGGAACGCAAGGTGCGCCGCACCGCCGCGTCGCGCGGGCTGAACGAAGCGGTGACGTGGAGCTTCATCTCCGAAGCCGAAGCCGCGCCCTTCGGCGGCGGAGCATGGACTCTCGCCAATCCGATCAGCGAGGACATGAAGGTGATGCGGCCCTCGCTGCTGCCCGGCCTGTTGGCGGCGGCGGAGCGCAACCTGAAGCGCGGCGCGAGCGGGGTTCGCCTGTTCGAGATCGGGCGGCGTTACCTCGCCGATGTCGAGCGGCCGACGCTGGGCGTGGTGCTGGCGGGATCCAAGACCCCGCGCGGCTGGCAGGGCGGCAAGGCACAGGGCTTCACCGCATTCGACGCCAAGGCCGAAGCGCTGGCGCTGCTCGAAGCCGCGGGGGCGCCGGTCGCCAACCTGCAAGTGATGGGCGAAGCGGGCGAAGTCTATCACCCGGGCCAGTCCGCCACGCTGCGGCTGGGGCCAAAGACGGTGCTGGCGGCGTTCGGGATGGTGCACCCCAGCGTGCTCAAGGCGTTCGATCTCGACGGCGATGTCGCGGCGGTCGAACTCTATCTCGACGCCCTGCCCGCCAGGCGCGGCGGCACCGGCTTCATGCGCTCGGCCTATACGCCCCCGGCGCTGCAGGCAGTGACGCGTGACTTCGCCTTCCTCGTTCCCGCCGAAATGGCGGCGGGCGATCTGGTGCGCGCGGCGAAGGGCGCGGACAAGGCGGCGATCGTCGATGCGCGACTGTTCGACATCTTCACCGGCGCGGGCGTGCCCGAGGGTCAGAAGAGCGTCGCGATCGAAGTCACACTGCAGCCGGGCGAGAAGAGCTTCACCGACGCGGAGCTGAAGGCCCTGGCCGACAAGGTCGTCGCGGCGGCAGCGAAGATCGGGGCGGTGTTGCGGGGATGA